One segment of Anastrepha obliqua isolate idAnaObli1 chromosome 3, idAnaObli1_1.0, whole genome shotgun sequence DNA contains the following:
- the LOC129241838 gene encoding L-lactate dehydrogenase: MASISENLMAHVAETLPSGGNKVSVVGIGQVGMACAFSILAQGISNEVCLVDVCKDKLQGELMDLQHGSNFLNNPKITASSEYSATAGSRLCIVTAGVRQKEGESRLSLVQRNTDILKHIIPNLVKHSPDTILLMVSNPVDIMTYVAWKLSGLPKNRVIGSGTNLDSSRFRFLMSQRLNVAPTSCHGWIIGEHGDSSVPVWSGVNVAGVRLRELNPTIGTTEDPENWEEVHKKVVDSAYEVIKLKGYTSWAIGLSSAALASAILGNSSNVVAVSTSVQGQHGIDKDVFLSLPCVLNANGITSIVKQILTPMEIEQLQKSANIMDQVQAGIKF, encoded by the exons ATGGCCAGCATCTCAGAGAATCTCATGGCTCATGTTGCCGAAACTTTGCCCTCGGGAGGAAACAAAGTATCCGTTGTCGGTATTGGCCAAGTTGGCATGGCCTGTGCATTCAGTATTCTCGCTCAGGGTATCTCCAACGAAGTTTGCCTTGTCGATGTGTGCAAGGACAAGTTGCAAGGTGAATTGATGGACCTGCAGCATGGCTCGAATTTCCTCAATAACCCGAAAATTACTGCGAGCTCCGAATATTCAGCGACTGCCGGCTCACGTCTATGCATTGTGACAGCCGGTGTACGCCAAAAGGAAGGCGAATCACGTTTGTCGTTGGTGCAACGCAACACTGATATTCTGAAGCATATCATTCCCAATTTGGTGAAACACTCACCCGACACCATTTTGTTGATGGTATCCAATCCTGTGGATATTATGACTTATGTTGCCTGGAAATTATCCGGTCTACCAAAGAATCGTGTCATTGGCAGTGGCACCAATTTGGATTCATCACGTTTCCGCTTTTTGATGTCACAACGTTTAAATGTAGCGCCCACCTCTTGCCACGGCTGGATCATCGGTGAGCACGGTGATAGCTCTGTGCCTGTATGGTCAGGTGTGAATGTTGCCGGTGTACGTTTGCGTGAGTTGAATCCCACCATTGGCACCACCGAAGATCCGGAAAATTGGGAAGAAGTACACAAGAAGGTCGTCGATTCGGCCTACGAAGTAATCAAGTTGAAGGGTTACACCTCATGGGCCATCGGCTTGAGTTCAGCTGCGCTAGCTTCGGCTATTTTGGGCAACTCAAGTAACGTCGTTGCTGTCTCAACTTCGGTGCAG GGCCAACACGGTATTGACAAGGATGTGTTTTTGTCGTTGCCATGCGTTTTGAATGCCAACGGCATCACCTCGATCGTCAAGCAGATACTCACACCTATGGAAATAGAGCAATTGCAGAAATCGGCCAATATTATGGATCAAGTGCAGGCTGGCATTAAGTTCTAA